A window of Macrobrachium rosenbergii isolate ZJJX-2024 chromosome 15, ASM4041242v1, whole genome shotgun sequence contains these coding sequences:
- the LOC136846660 gene encoding uncharacterized protein, whose product MKVSAKFLRAWLWLVMACQACVVEVEGLSSPATTVIPETLPTTPAIPDAVHEDAGSVSLPHAGHAKPLTGTLKQEITNVGNITKIDVICPHSSPSLDGVSTLNVSDESSSNDTDSSLKDDSDIFGDISSPTKYSNTFVKVDLGALEFDRNTEVSVNSDNCERVIVDGGVPEWVERLTLTNSEGSIALQKGWATGANNLKKLWLRVSKGLIIDADSVDGEAHQDGGGDFGGDGESTYGIQNLCGVLPPTLEVLDVFQTPLEVLKLDAMCSNRLTRLEASHSHLNTVALCTPYLVSLHLSRNFLEGDLNWMTCKGGLAAVEYLQVNQNLLTEASTCNWFSLQRLDLRHNSLTSLDLSECSSSNLTYVIASHNRLVTPPILPDALLHLDLSHNQLETLPMITPMLNFADFSRNNIITIGKGRFKRARKLVHLSLAYNHITHLKEHDLNGLRELRTLDVSHNRLREIAGTSLMSLRHLRELRLHHNHLSTLDSRDLAALTPHVHASFHHNPWHCVCQLLSSLQRLQHCPDCKPPATSVECRERGNWVAASPFLRTCLHAVQEVTQRLNKESDEDLSEEQRNEKGVGDNDSSKGAVVAVPILLILILIGAVVATSYRLYHRHKRTISARLDPIRNRCRFCGLCGCSPTAMNNGDLNHRGHGELSQIDHDSDTETEL is encoded by the exons ATGAAGGTTTCCGCGAAGTTCTTGAGGGCCTGGCTGTGGCTAGTgatggcctgccaggcctgcgttgTAGAAGTGGAAGGTCTGTCGTCTCCAGCAACAACGGTCATTCCTGAAACGCTGCCCACTACTCCCGCCATTCCTGATGCTGTCCACGAAGATGCTGGTTCTGTTTCACTGCCACATGCGGGTCACGCGAAGCCCCTGACCGGGACACTGAAGCAAGAAATCACAAACGTCGGGAACATCACGAAAATTGACGTCATTTGTCCACACTCGTCGCCTTCGTTGGATGGGGTTTCCACTTTGAACGTTTCGGATGAGTCGAGTTCCAACGACACGGATTCTAGTTTAAAAGACGACAGTGATATTTTTGGTGACATTTCTAGTCCGACAAAGTATTCCAATACATTTGTTAAGGTAGATTTAGGAGCCTTGGAATTTGACCGAAATACTGAAGTATCTGTGAATTCCGACAACTGTGAGAGGGTCATCGTTGACGGCGGCGTACCAGAGTGGGTAGAACGACTGACTCTAACCAATAGTGAGGGGAGCATTGCCCTCCAAAAGGGGTGGGCCACGGGTGCAAACAATCTGAAAAAACTGTGGCTTCGTGTCTCCAAAGGGTTAATCATTGACGCGGATAGTGTCGATGGAGAAGCCCACCAAGATGGCGGAGGAGACTTTGGCGGAGATGGTGAAAGTACGTACGGCATTCAGAATCTGTGTGGCGTTTTGCCTCCCACCCTCGAAGTACTAGACGTATTCCAGACGCCCCTGGAAGTGCTGAAATTGGATGCTATGTGTTCTAACAGGTTAACCCGTCTAGAAGCATCCCACTCCCATCTCAATACAGTAGCCCTGTGTACTCCCTACCTGGTTAGCCTTCACCTGTCAAGAAACTTCCTGGAGGGGGATCTCAACTGGATGACCTGCAAAGGAGGACTTGCTGCTGTGGAATACCTGCAGGTGAATCAAAATCTCCTGACGGAGGCATCGACCTGCAACTGGTTTTCGCTACAGAGGCTGGATTTGCGACACAACTCTCTGACCTCTCTGGACCTCTCAGAGTGCTCTTCCTCTAATTTAACCTATGTGATAGCCTCGCACAACCGGCTGGTAACTCCTCCCATTCTACCAGATGCTCTTCTGCACCTCGACCTCAGCCACAACCAGCTGGAAACCCTGCCCATGATCACGCCAATGCTCAAT TTCGCAGATTTCTCACGCAACAACATCATCACCATTGGGAAAGGGCGGTTCAAGAGAGCCCGGAAGCTTGTTCATCTCAGCTTAGCTTACAACCACATCACACATCTTAAAG AGCACGACCTGAACGGACTTCGGGAGCTGAGGACGCTCGACGTGAGCCACAACCGACTGCGGGAGATAGCAGGAACGTCGTTGATGTCTCTCCGGCACCTGCGCGAGTTGCGCCTCCACCACAATCACCTGAGCACCCTGGACTCGAGGGACTTGGCGGCACTCACTCCCCACGTGCACGCGTCCTTCCATCACAACCCTTGGCACTGCGTGTGCCAGCTTCTGAGCTCTTTGCAGCGCCTTCAGCACTGCCCAGATTGCAAACCTCCG GCTACTTCTGTTGAATGTCGAGAACGTGGTAATTGGGTGGCTGCTAGTCCTTTCCTACGCACTTGCCTGCACGCTGTACAAGAAGTGACCCAGAGGCTGAACAAAGAATCTGATGAAGATTTGTCTGAGGAGCAGCGTAATGAAAAAGGTGTGGGTGACAACGACAGCAGCAAAGGTGCTGTGGTTGCTGTACCAATCCTCCTGATTTTGATTCTGATTGGCGCCGTTGTGGCCACAAGTTACAGACTCTACCATCGCCACAAGCGCACTATTTCAGCCAGGTTAGATCCTATCCGGAATCGCTGCCGATTCTGTGGCTTGTGTGGTTGCTCACCCACAGCCATGAATAATGGTGATTTAAACCATCGTGGACACGGAGAACTGTCCCAGATTGATCATGACTCTGATACTGAAACAGAGCTCTAA